The DNA window GTCGTTGGTGAGCGGTCGTTTGTGAATGAAGTCAGTGACAGTAGTTAGACGTTATTATGTACTCATCTTACTTTCCGGTCACAGCCTGCTGATCACGCTAGGAGTCTTCCTTCCAATGCCTTTGCGATCGTCGCGTCGTCGACGAATTCGAGGTCCGAGCCGATCGGGATGCCTCGAGCAATGCGGGTGACTCGTGGGACGATATTTTGCAAGAGTTTCGCGAGGTAGAGCGTCGTGGCTTCGCCTTCGATATTCGGATCGAGGGCAAGAATAATCTCCTTCACCCCCTTCTCCGGAGTTAAGCGGTGCAGCAGTTCGCGAATCTTCAATTCTTCCGGGCCGATCCCGTCGAGCGGAGAGAGAGAGCCACCGAGTACATGATATAACCCTTTGAATTCGTTGGTGCGTTCGATGACCAGCACGTCGTTCGGCTCTTCGACGACGCAGATGACCGACTGGTCTCGGCGCGCGTCACGGCAGATCGGGCATGGATCCTCTTCGGTAATGTTCGCACACACCGAACACGTACGGACCCGTTCCTTCAAATGATAGAGCGCCTCGGCAAGCGACTTCGCGTAATCGTCGGGCTGCTTGAGCACATGCAACGCCAGTCGCTGCGCCGTTTTTCGACCGATGGTCGGCAGCGATGACAGCCGTTCTATGAGCGTTTCGAGTGCGGGGGATGTATAGAGCATTACTATAGGATTCGAGCACAATGAATACGGTTTCGTCACTCGGGCATCGCGCTTCGAACCCGCCTATTCACGTGCGTTGTCTACGATTGAATGAGTTTACGTAACATCGTTCAGGGACATTCCGTTAGCACTCGGACCGAGGATATATTTTTTCGAGGGAAGCGACATCGGCGTATCGAACGTGAATCCATACACTGCACCCGAGTGCTCAGACTCCGAACGGCATTCCCGGAATATTCGGCATGAATTGCTTTGCAACGGCATTCACTTTTTCTTCCGAAAGCTCTTTTGCCATCGCAAGCGCGCGGTTAGCAGCCGCAACGACGAGATCTTCCAACATTTCCCGTTCGTTCGGATCGATGACCTCTTTCTCGAACGAGATCGAGACGATCTGTTGCAGACCGTTGGCCGTGACCTTGACCATCCCTCCCCCCGCTTCGGCGGTGGCCGTAATGGTAGCAAGTTCTTTTTGAGCCTTCTCCATCTCGGCTTGCATCTGCTGCAGTTTGCCGAGAGCATTCATCATATCGGGGTTCATTGGAGTGAGTGCGTTTGAATGGTATTCGTTCATGCAAACGAGGAGGGCGAAAGATTGGTTGAGCAATGCCGATGCACGTCATTTCCCGTGTCTAGCCGTATTTCCGGCAAAGAATGAACACTTGTATTGCGCACCTGCGGGATGTCCGCTTGCGAGGCCACGATCTCACGGCGGACATCCCTTGCTTGTGCGAGCTGTATCCCACAGATCAAACGTTGCTGACTGCGAATGCATTTACGTCGGATGCGTCATAGACCTCGGAACCATCGTTATAGAGTCGATAGGTCCCATCGGTTGCAAGCGCCGCGACGTAGAGATTTTCTGAAAGAGCCGCTTGCCCCGGGCAAGTACCCAGTAACTGCTGGATCGGAACATCCTGTGTAAAGACTCCGCCACTAAGTGCGAATCCATCAACCCCGGAGATCACATATCCATTTGCAGCTACCCCCGTCGATTCGGTGTTGTTGCCCTTGATGACCGAGAAGCTGAACGTCGCAAAATTACGCGGATGCGAAGCGATGTAGCTGATCCGAACACCTTGCGCGAGATTTGTGTACTGGATGAAGCCGCATTTGCCGGATTTCACCGGTTGACCGTTCTGATATACCAGATTTCCGGCTCCATCGGTCAATAGCACATCCTGAATATCGGCAACGCACGGTGCATTATCGATACGCACCTTGAACGAGAGACTCAATGCATTATTGAGATTCCCTCCATCAAGCCGCAGATCGTAGTTCGGCGCATCGACCGAGTTGCCGGTATTATTGTAATCCGATACTTGGAATACCTGCTTCGGTACCGAGACAACCTGGAACACCCCGTTATTGTCGAGATGAAGTAATTCAAGGTCGAAACGGTACAGGCCGTCTTGAAGCGAATGCGAATCGAGCGATGCACTCCAGAAGTCCGGGCTGGTCCATTGTATGGTCAATGCTTTATCGGCAGCAGGGACGAGCGGCTCTTGATAAATATCCCAATGCGGGATCTTATAGCCGATATTCTCCCCCGCACCATCGGCGCCGAGCGTGACGGAATGCGTTTCGAAATGGAAATGACCGGCTACTTGCGTGATAACATAATAGTCCTTTGAGACTGCACCGTTTATCACCGTCGTAGGCGGATTGAGTATGTCGTTGAGATTCTCATCCTTGATGCGTGTCTTCTTCCAACGATAGTGTGTAATCGTATTCGTCGGCAATCCATCGCCAAAGAGCAGACGGAAATTGAGTCTGCTTCCGAACGGACTGATTCGATGCGCGTCGATTATATCTGTACAGCCGACATTGCGCATATTCACCCCCTGCACATTGACGGTGTTAAGGTCGTTCTGTTCGATGTGCAGCGCCGTCGCGTTCCAACCGATCGACTTGAACCACACGATCTCACCGACCGCTTGATCGTCGCAATTGCACGGCATCACGCGCGGGTCGGTAATCTTGATCGAAATGACCGAGCCGCAATCGTAATTCCAATATGTATGACACGGCAACGCCGGTTTGTAGACCGTCACCCATTGCCCGTTAATATTTACCTCTACCCAGAAGTACAGATTCAACGGCCCATCTTCGAGCAGCGTGTTCTCCCAGAGTTCGAAGTGCCCATTGCAGTCGGTGTACACAATGGTCTCTTCATCGTACGTATAGATCCATGGCCAAATCCACGGCCAGAGGCAGATATACGGGTATAGAATGTCGTGGTAATCGTAGAGTGCACTGCGCACGGCCGAGACAGAGCCGGAAGACATTGCCATCGCTACTTCTTCGGGTAACGGTGGAAGCGCTTGTAACCTCAGCGACTCTTGCAACGGCTCCGACGCCCGAAGCGAGTTCAGCGGAACGTTCATCTTCTGCATCCGCGCGATCTCACGCCCGGCAGTCTTACCGGACGATTGCGTTCGAGCAAGCTCCGAAGCAGCACTCTGGCGGTACGGATCGGGTGGAAACGGCGGTACTACCTTGATCACTTCACGAAACTTATCGCTGATCTCCTGGATGATCCAGTCCGGAATCTGTCGATAATAGATCGGGATGTGTGGCAGCACGAGTTCGGTCTCGACCTCGCAGATATGCACACGGGCATTACACACGGGCAGTGTTTTCCACTGGCCGTCGATGAAAAAATCCTTCGTGATATTACCCGAAATAAGGCAATTCCCCCAAAACCACGGCTTCAATGCTCCGCTCGGGATGCGGGATACATCGATGAATGTTCGGTCGGTAAATGCCTTCGTGACTTGATACGCACCTGCTTTTCGCAGATCTCGTTCATTGAACGACGAGGCCTCGGTCCCCTTCGGCAGGCCGGGAGCAATGAATATTTTCGCACCACCTTTTAGCGTCGGCGCTGGTGTCTTCAGTCGTGCTTCGAGTCCGTCGAAACTGCTGGCCTCGATAATGCGCCCAGAGTTGTCGGTGACGAATACATGTAGATTGTCGGTCTTCTTAATGCCGGAATCCGCAGATATGCGGATGACGATCGACCCGTTCGTGTCGGTTCTCATGGTTGGTAATCGTGTTGATGCACTGCCTACTCTTATGGTCCGGTTTTCGGCAAACCCGGCGAGGAGCAGACGATGAAGAGCGCAGAGCGGACTATGCTGCAAACTATACTGGCGGATTCGTTCGTGTTTGAGGTGAAACGCCGAACCGCACAGGCATACTCCTGCGATATATTTTCCCCCATCTCTCGCTATCACGGCGATCGCACATCTGGGGAGGCGGTGCGATGTCTTACTCACTCAGAAAAGCGCCATGCCATGATCCCTCGCGGATAGTGGACCGACGTGACGTGGCAAGTGTGTAGGCTTCACCACGATCTGCTAGCCGCGATCGAAACTCATAGGCACCGTCTGCAAACCTACGACGGACGAATCACTTTCCACCTCACGAAAACCTCATGATTGAGGAATTATCATCTCTTGTGTTGCGCCGATGACGCCGAGAAGAAAGCTATGAAGATGCTGCGACGGTGTGAGCGAGAATTTACGCCGAATGTTGCTTCGATGATTCTCGACGCTTCGCTCGGTAATCGAAAGCACCTCGGCGATCTGCCAACTCGGCATGGCCTCGAAGAGCATGGCGCAAATTTCGAGCTCCGTTCTCGACAGCGTCGGAAACAATCGTGCAAGTTCGCCGAGGAAGTGGGGATGCCGCTGGCGAAATTGTTCTTCAAATTTGAGCCACCCAAGCCGATGCTTGCGGCGTGCTGTTCTGCTCCTTCCGTCTTTTGTTGTCGGCTGGGGGGTCACCGCAACGCTGGTCAATGTACTAAACATAGTTGTATCCTTGATGCTGATGAATGAAAATCGTTATAAAGCAACGTCTGGTCTTCTAATATACGGCAATAATTTCTTGTTGACAATGAAATCTTAGGGCCCGGGCATCCGCATGAGTTTATGATCCTCGCTCGTGCCATCCGGCTGCCAATTTTATCTGCCGGCACCCTATCGTGCTCCGTTGGGAGTGTATCATTGCCAAACGCTCACCGACTGCAACAGATATTGCAGTCGGTGAGACATCGGCATGTATTCGCGAATAGATACAGCGCGCGATTCTGGCAATTAACACCAGCCGACGCTGTCGCTCCAGATCTGCTTACCCAGCACCGTTACTGTTGCCGAAGCGCCAGTCGGGATACCGATGTGTGTGCAAATATTCGCACACGCCTGAGCGGATGCACCGCTCGGTACCCATGACGGAACCGGAATGCAGATGCTGCCGATGACCGGCAAACTGAAGCAGAGTTTTCCGTTATTCACAGTTGCGGAGACACATGTGCTATAGTCGCTTGCCGTCACGGAAGCGTCTGTCGCATACATACCCGCGCTGCCCCGCAGAACCGGAGCTGCTTGAATTGGAATAGTCATAGTGGTTTCCTTGATAACATGAATGTGATGGAATCACCGCCGATGCCGGACACGAACTTCGCCTCCGACACCCGACGACTGTTGCCTTAGCAAATATGGACGCCCGCACAGATCTGCTGCGCTGCACTTTGCGCACCCGACCAGCTCTTGAGCGAATCGCACCCGAACTGTTCGCAGATCGCATCAAGCGTTGCATCGAGGATCGGACACACGACATCCCCGATTGGGTCTTCCGGTCCGAGGAATGCAACTTCGCATGCCGCGCCTGCCGCGATACCTACGCCAGTACACCCAAGCCAGCATGTTCCATTCGCTGCGGTGTAGATCACTCCGGCAAGCACATCGGTACAGACCGAACACCCGTCCTGCGGCATCACGGATCCGCCATGCGTTCGTCGCGACAGCTTCGATGTATGTCGCATCCGCTCAATCGGCCTCGCTTGTATGGGAATTCTCATTGGAATGAGCCTTTCGTATTCGTAGTGACACGATCCTAATACACATCCCACTGCCGCATCGTACCGACGGTGACCGGCACGATGTCGCTGACATCGATCGTGTAGCGGTAGACCCGACGTGCCTGCTCGAAGCGCTTCGTAGGATTGAAGAATGAGAGCTTGACATCCCAGCAATCCGAACCCGGTTTGCAAATCGGGCTGCGCTCGACATCGATCGAATCCAGTTTCAAACCACTCTTGATGGCATCGCCATACACCGCCTGAAGCTGGAATGCATTGGTCGCTG is part of the Bacteroidota bacterium genome and encodes:
- the recR gene encoding recombination protein RecR → MLYTSPALETLIERLSSLPTIGRKTAQRLALHVLKQPDDYAKSLAEALYHLKERVRTCSVCANITEEDPCPICRDARRDQSVICVVEEPNDVLVIERTNEFKGLYHVLGGSLSPLDGIGPEELKIRELLHRLTPEKGVKEIILALDPNIEGEATTLYLAKLLQNIVPRVTRIARGIPIGSDLEFVDDATIAKALEGRLLA
- a CDS encoding YbaB/EbfC family nucleoid-associated protein, whose translation is MNPDMMNALGKLQQMQAEMEKAQKELATITATAEAGGGMVKVTANGLQQIVSISFEKEVIDPNEREMLEDLVVAAANRALAMAKELSEEKVNAVAKQFMPNIPGMPFGV
- a CDS encoding helix-turn-helix transcriptional regulator; translation: MFSTLTSVAVTPQPTTKDGRSRTARRKHRLGWLKFEEQFRQRHPHFLGELARLFPTLSRTELEICAMLFEAMPSWQIAEVLSITERSVENHRSNIRRKFSLTPSQHLHSFLLGVIGATQEMIIPQS